GCACGATGCCGAGCAGCGGGATGGACAGGATTTCCAGGACGTCGTCGACCTTCAGCATATCGCCGCGTTCGGCACGGTTGGCGTCGTAACGGGTGAGCAGCAGATGCTTTTCCATCCGCTCGCCGCGTTCGGCCTTGGCGGTCTTGGCGTCCAGCAGGCCGATGATGCGGTCGGAATCGCGCACCGACGAAACTTCCGGATTGGTGACGACGACGGCAACGTCGGCATGGCGCATGGCAAGCGTTGCGCCGCGCTCGATCCCGGCGGGGCTGTCGCAGATGATCCAGTCGAAGTAGCGCTTCAGGTCGTTGATGACGCGCTCGACGCCCTCGGCCGTCAGATTGTCCTTGTCGCGGGTTTGAGAAGCCGGCAGCAGGAACAGCGTCTCCAGGCGCTTGTCGCGGATCAGGGCCTGCGTGAGCTTAGCGTCGCCCTGGATGACATTGATCAGGTCGTAGACGACCCTGCGTTCGGCGCCCATCAC
The nucleotide sequence above comes from Rhizobium sp. Pop5. Encoded proteins:
- the minD gene encoding septum site-determining protein MinD, which gives rise to MGKVIVVTSGKGGVGKTTSTAALGAALAQRNEKVVVVDFDVGLRNLDLVMGAERRVVYDLINVIQGDAKLTQALIRDKRLETLFLLPASQTRDKDNLTAEGVERVINDLKRYFDWIICDSPAGIERGATLAMRHADVAVVVTNPEVSSVRDSDRIIGLLDAKTAKAERGERMEKHLLLTRYDANRAERGDMLKVDDVLEILSIPLLGIVPESMDVLRASNIGAPVTLAESRSAAAMAYFDAARRLAGESLPIAIPEEKRNIFGKIFGRRAA